TGCAACGCGATGAAGCGTTAAAAGTTTTACAGCCTGCGCTTGAATCCATGAACATCTATTCCCGTGGTCGTTTCGGCGGCTGGAAATATGAAGTTTCAAACATGGATCATTCCGTAATGCAGGGCGTAGAATGGGCTGAACGGATGATTAACGGACAGCCGGAAACCACATACAGGATCAGTTAAAGCACATGACAATTTCCACCGCCACTTATGAACAACGGCGGGAGAATGTTCGCAGACGGCTCAAAGACCGCGGACACCCTCCTCTTCTGGTCAGCTTCGCAGCCAACCGCTACTACCTCAGCGGCTTTGAACTTCACGATCCCCAGTGCAATGAAACAGCTGGCTGGCTGGTCATTGATCCTGATGGGCGAGATTTTCTGCTCACTGATCCCCGTTACCACGATGCAGCCCGCAAGGTCTGGAAAGAAGAAGATATTTTCATTTATTCCGGGCGAAAATTCGACGCCCTGCGCGATTTTTTTAAATCCAATAACCTCAAAAAAATTTCATACGATCCCAAATCCATTAATATCTTTGAACATGAAAAGCTCACCGAGCTTTGTGAACTGAAACCGGTTTCCGGGCTGGTGGAAGATCTGCGTCTGATAAAAGATGAAGACGAAATAAAACTTATGGAAGAATCCTGCGCCCTGAACCACAAGGTTTACGAGCTGCTTGAGCCGAAGCTTGTTCCCGGTCGCACTGAAGCTGAAATTTCTTGGGATGTTGAACAACTTTTCCGCAACAACGGCGCATCCGAACTGGCCTTTCCTTCTATTGTAGGTATCGGCCCTAACGCAGCTCTGCCCCACGCCATCCCCGGCAATGACAAGCTCGAGGACGGATCTCTGGTGCTCATCGACATGGGCGGACGCTTAAACGATTACTGCTCCGACCAGACCCGCACTTTCTGGGTAGGTGACACTCCCTCGGACCGTTTTCTCACTGTCCGCGATCAGGTTCAGGAAGCGCAGATGGAAGCCATCAAAGTATTGCGTCCCGGCCTGCCCATTCAGCATGCCTATCACACAGCCAAGGCTGTTTTTGAAAAATACGGGGTCGAAAAGTACTTTACCCATTCGCTCGGACACGGTATCGGCCTTGAAACACATGAGCCGCCCAGTGTAAGCCCCATTGCTTCAGGTGAACTGAAGCCGGGCATGATCATCACCATCGAGCCCGGTCTCTACTACTCCGATTGGGGCGGTATCCGCTGGGAATACATGGTGCTCATCACTGAAGACGGATATAAGATACTTTAGTTGACGCGCTAAGCGCATTTATATTTATGACGCCTCCGGCGCCCTTGCCGGGGGCCTTAAACCCTTTTGCAAAAGGGTTTAAGAATCCCAAAACCTTTTATTAGGGCTTCGCCTCTTTGCATGGGACGAAGTAATATATTCTAAATGGCCCGTAGAAAAAGAAAACCGCGTCCGCGTCCCCTGCCACCGCCGCCGGAGAATTCCAGCCGCATGTATATTCAGATTGCACCTTCTGATATTGCAATCTTCCGGTTTCTTATGGAAGCTGTAGATAACCTTGCCCTTTTCACTATTGCTGACCGCTTCAAGGGAATCCTCATGCTGCGCTACAGTCCGCATCAGGAAAGGGAATTCCGCCAGTTCATGAATGGATTGAAACAGGAAATTGACATCAAATTTCTGCCCAATCCCTCTGGGTCAGCATAATTTTTATAAACTTGTGACTATTAGCCCGGTACTTTTGAGTGCCGGGCTTTTCTTATTTTCAGTGCCCTAATTCATTTGAATATGAAACTAGTTTCATATTTATTGACAATATGAATATGAATTTATATTCATAAAGTATATTTATAAAATACGGGGAAATCATGACCAGAGCACCGATCCAGAAAAGAAGCAAAGAAAAGAAAAGGCGGATCATTGTTGCCGGAATGAAACTATTTTCCGAGAAGGGATTCCACGGGACAGGAGTCACCGAAATAGCAAACGCAGCCAAAGTATCAGTGGGTTCATTTTACAGCTACTTCAAAGACAAAAATGACCTTCTGGATCAGGTCAGTGAAGCATATGCAGCCAGCATAACCAAAGGGGTGTACGGAAATTTTGCCCAAAACGCTCCATATAATAAAAAAACCCGTGAAATCACAGCATACATAATCGATACGGCCAAACAAGCCCACACTCTCTCAACAGAACTACACCGCGAAATGCTGGCCCTGAAAAACAGGGAAGCTCACATGGCTCAATTGGACCGCAGCATAGTTAAATCCTTGCAGGACGGAATAACGGAAATTCTGTTAAGGTGCGAAGAAAATACAAGGATCAAAGACATTAACCTCGGGGCAAGGCTGGTCAGCGGAGCCATAGAGGAAACTATGCATCGTTGTTATTTGGAGGGGGAAGAACCGGACTTGAATCAAACTTTTACCGAACTTACAGACATGTGCCACGTATATCTATTCAAAAAAGAATAACACTCAACAAACGGTTTTTGTTGCTCTTTTATTGAAACTGTTGGAATATGATGCTGTCAGGTATTCTATTCACGTGCAAATGCAACGGTGCTGATATCAACCGTAAAAGAGCGGAGCAGATTATGGAAGAACGCAAAATGAGTGTTTTCGGAGTCGGCTTGAAAATCTTCAGGCCCACAATTATCTACGGCCTTGCGGCATTGATCATTACCCTGATTTTTCCCAGATTTTTCTTAATGACCTTTCTACCCAGTGCGGCGTTCAATATTTTGGGCGGCATGCTTCTGGGAATCGGAATCGCTTTTCTTTTCATATCCGGGGTAACAGTCAAAAAAGCAGTAGCCGAACAAAGACTGGAAACCACCGGTACTTTCGCCATAGTTCGCAACCCGCTCTATTTCGCATGGATTGCCTTCATCTTCACCGGAAGCGCCATAGCAACTCAGGCGTGGCTGCTTTTTGGAATGTGCTTTGTGGCCTACTACAAATTCCTACACCATATCCCGGAAGAAGAAGCCGTTCTGGAAGAAATATTCGGCAAGGAATACATGGACTACAAAAAGAAAGTTCCTTCAATTGTGCCGAACCTGAAAGAACTGCTCTAGAAAACAACTAGATTTAATCTAAAAAAAGTCTGACCTTTTGGTCAGACTTTTTTTTGGAAATAATTTTGGGCGCTTCAACTGAAACGCAAGGAGGCTATCATGTACCGCCGGGGCAATGATAGTGCGCCCGGTTACGGGAAAACGGCACCTTATCAGCACGCCTTTTTCCATAGGAACATGATTCAAAGGTAGGCGCGTAACGGGTGGAGCATTTCTCCATCACAATACAAAAGAGATCACGCGGCAGTGCCCCTTCTTCGACCCGCTCAATGGATTTGATTTTAAAACCGCTAGCAAGCCCTTTCAGTTTATCCTCACTGAAAAAATGGACCGCAAACTTTCCTACCTCATAGAGATTCTCGCCCAGATGTTCCCCGGCACGGTAATGGCGGTCAAAAATAGAACGTACTGAATAAACAGCAAGGCCGCCAGGCTTGAGGACCCTGTGTAATTCACTCAGGGCGCAGGAAATTTCAGCCATGGTCAACTCCATACACATCAGCATGTGAGAGTAACAGGCATCAAAAGATTCAGATTCAAAAGGAAGCGGTTTGCGAATATCGAAGCAGCGAGGATCAACGTAGGAAGTGAGTGAGGAAGATGAGGCTTTGGCGGTAATCTCGTCAACAGCTCGGCTGGAATAATCAAGAGCTGTAACTTTTAATCCGTCTCCGGCAAAAAGAAACGTATCGCGCCCTTGACCGCATCCGGTCTCAAGCACGGAACAGACATCATTTTCACGGAAAAGCTCAAGCGACTTTTGCGCAAGCGCACTTGGCTGTTCCCCGAAATAGCACTCGGACTCTGAAAAAACTTGATTCCAAAGTTCCTGTTGCACAATACAAGCATTCATTACCGGCTTCATTACCCCTCCCTGAAATAACCAGCAGGGTAGGTAATATTACAGCAAGACGGACTTGGCAACAGCAGAAAGATGACAATTATAGGTCAAAAACAACATTTCCATTTTCATAGAATAACCCTGATTGCCTTTAAAATCAGCTCTGCCTATCCATACTTCGGTAATTGATAGCTTCAGCCAGATGCTGAACCTGAATCATCTCCGCACCGGCAAGATCGGCGATGGTTCGCGAAATACGTAAAATTCGAGTATATGCCCGCGCGGAAAGTCCCAAACTGCGCACAGCCTGTTCTAAAAAGCTATGCTCTGCTTCACTTATCTTGCAAAATTTCTCCAGCGATGAACCGGAAAGCTCGCTGTTGGTCAGAATACTCATGCCCTTGTAACGCTCAGTCTGAATTTCCCGCACCCGCTCAATGTTTGCACGCATGGAAGCGGAATCAAGCCCGGAGGAATCACGCAGATCCTTATATTCCACCGCCGGAACTTCAATCTGAAGGTCAATACGATCCAGCAACGGACCGGAAAGCTTGGAACGATAACGGTTAACCGCTTGCGCGGAACAGGTGCAGGCGTGCCGTTCATCAGTAAGATAGCCGCAGGGACATGGGTTCATAGCCGCAACCAACATAAAATCCGCTGGATATGAAAGAGACATGGCTGCGCGGGAAATGGTAACTTCCCCACCTTCAAGAGGCTGCCGCAGAACTTCGAGCACATTTTTCTTAAACTCCGCCAACTCATCAAGAAATAGAACCCCGCGATGAGCAAGAGAAACCTCACCGGGCCTAGGGTAAGCACCGCCTCCGATCAGTCCGGCATCGGAAATAGTATGATGCGGAGCGCGAAACGGACGGGTGACCATGAGCGATTTATCACGCTCAAGCTGACCAGAAACACTATAGATCTTAGTCACCTCCAATGCTTCCTCAAAAACCAGCGGAGGAAGCACCGTGGGAATACGCCGGGCCAGCATGGTCTTGCCGCTGCCCGGAGGACCTACAAAAAGTAGATTATGGTTACCTGCTGCGCCAATCTCAATGGCCCGCTTGGCATGCTCCTGCCCTTTGACCTCGGAAAAATCCAGACCGAATGATTCCCGTCCAGACCAGAGCAAGTCAGTATCAACAGTGGCAGGTTCAAGATTCTCCTCACCAATAAGAAAATTTACCAATTGCGAAAGGGTCGGCACCCCGTACACCGAAAGTCCTTCCACCACTGCGGCTTCATTGACGTTTTCAGGACTGACAATCAATCCCTTCGCGCCCTTGCGCCTAGCCTCGATAGCCAAAGGCAGAACTCCGTGCACAGGCTTTACCCCGCCGGAAAGAGAAAGTTCCCCGGCCAAAAACCAGCCTTCAAGCGCGGACTGCTCAATTACTCCGGCAGCCCCAAGCAATGACGTCGCCAAAGGCAAATCATATGCAGATCCGGCCTTACGGATGTCCGCCGGAGCAAGATTTACAGTGATGCGTGAAGGCGGGATGCGGTAACCGCTATTCTTGAGCGCAGAAAAAACACGCTCTTTACTCTCCTTGACCGCGCCCTCGGCAAGACCGACCATAGTAAATGCGGGCATGCCCTGCCGGGTCAAATCAACTTCCAGGTCAACTTTAAATGCATCAATACCCATGAGGGCGGCGCAGGAAACTTGTGCTATCATTGAACTTCCAACAGTAAAAATTGGTATTTAAATTAATAATCGACTTTTAGATATCCGGTTTAGACCTTCAAAGCAAGTGGCGGACAAAACTGCTGACCTTTTTCAGCATGATTAATCCCAGAAATGATTACTTTTGCCATTCCCGCAAACCGTATTTATATTAAGAATGGAAACAGACGGCTTAAATAATTCAAAGGATCATTAAAGTGAAAGTTTACCTCATCAAAGCATCAGCCCTCTGCCGAATAATCGCAATCGTTTGGCTAACCTTTACCCTAACGACACTTAGCTCGCACCCAGCTGCGAATGAACATTTTTGCAGCAATTTCTCAGCTGTTAAATCAGCCCATGCTTCAACAGAATTTAAATCGATAAACTACGGCATGAACTTGAAAGTTCCGCAAGAATGGGAAGTAGCACAGAGCAAGACAGGTGACGGACCGGAAATAAATGTCAGCGATCCCCAACAGCGAATGAATATAACCGCTTTGCGCATCAACATGGGCCAAAAAATTTCCATCCCTGACATCGTGGAGATTATGGAAAATGAAATTAATGCGGAAATTCCCTTTGTTGCTTCCGGCAAGGGAACGACATTGAGCAGCTTAAAACCGCTGAACCAAAATTTTGAAATTAATTTCAAGGAATATACAGGAACCCTGCAAGAAGAAGAGCTTACAGTTATCATTGGCTACGGATGTCTAAAAAATAAAGCCTATGTCATAATCGGAATTTACGGATCAGAAGACCGGGCCATGCGCAACAATATCATCAAAGTATTAGAATCATTCAGCCCCTAAAAGCCAGCCCTTGCGTCCACAGACGCAGGGCTGCTTCACTTAAATCAAGACGGTTCTTCCGTAAACTCAATCCTTTATATTCTCGGACCAATCTTTGGCTCCACCCTGCTTCACAAATTCGACAATATGGTAGTCAACACGCAAAATATGCTCGACCAGCCATTTGGTAAGCAGCTCTTTAATATCCTGCGCAGATATTTGCTCTTGATGAAAACGAGCAGCCTGTAATGATTTTACACTATTTTTGAGAGATGCATGTTTTTGACGGTGCTCGGAAATCTGAGGATAGCCAATTTTCTCCATATATTGTTCTTCGGCGTTAAAATGATAAACCGTATACTCTTTCAGCTTGCTGAGCAGACTGTCTATAGAAGCATCTTCTTCACCTTTTTCAAAAGCTTCCAGCACCTCATTAACCATACCGATCAAAGCCTTATGCTGTTCATCAATTTCCTTAATTCCCAGATTCAGGCCGTCGTGCCACTCTATCTTACTCATTAACTCCTCCCAGAATCAGAAGACGTATAGATTAAAAATGAGCATACACCATTTCGGAAAACAGCAGCAACTAACTGCAACAAAAATCTCTTATTTTTTCAGCCCCAAAGCAGTATAGACCGTATTCATATCCACATTTTCACGGACCACGGAAGCAAGGCGGTCAAGACTCTCTTCCATATTAAAAACCGACTGCACCCGGCCTAATTTGGGCAGTCCCTTGCGCTCTCGCAGGGAATCCACAAACCAACGCCGAAATTCATCGGCATCAAAAATACCGTGCAGATAAGTTCCCCAGATCAAACCGGACTTGGCTCCGAACCCTAACGCTTTAGAAACCGGTACGCCTCCGGTAATGCCCTGCGGAACAATGGCCGCCCGCACTGTGGGCAACAGCGGCTCGGTCTTGCCGTGATGGATTTCATAGCCCACCACTTCCTGCTTACTCTGGGAATGTATACCTCTTGTCCGGGTCAGGGTCTTTTCCGGGGCAAGGGTGGTCTGCAATGGAAGAAGTCCCAAACCTTCGGCAGAACCACCGGATTCTATCTCATCCGGGTCGCTGATGAACTGGCCCAGCATCTGGAAACCGCCACAGATTCCAACGATTACTGTTTTATCACGAAGCCCCTTCACAGCATCAGCCAACCCGCTCTCCCGCAAATGAGCAAGATCCGACAAAGTGGATTTACTACCCGGCAGGATGATAGCGTCCGGTTTACCGAGATCTTCAGGCCTATCCACCACCCGCAGATTCACGTCAGGTTCACCTTTAAGGGAATCAATATCCGTAAAGTTTGAAATACGCGGCAGGTCAATACAAACCACGTCCACGCAGTCCTTACGCTTACCCTCTGAACCGGACTTCCTCAAATCTTCCTTAAAAGAAACAGAATCTTCATCCGGCAACCCGAGATTGCCTATAAAGGGGATAGTTCCCAGCACGGGCTTTCCGGTATGGTTGAGAGTGAAATCAAGGGCCGGGGTCAAAAGCGATGCATCCCCGCGAAATTTATTAAGCAAGAATCCGCAAACCAACTCACGTTCTTTAGGTTCAAGAAGATCCATAGTCCCGGCAAGGGAGGCGAAAACCCCGCCCCGGTCAATATCCCCGGTAATTAGAACTTTAGCCTCGGCATACTTAGCCATAGCCATGTTTACGATGTCGTGCTGCTTGAGATTGATCTCTGCCGGACTGCCCGCACCTTCAATGACCATGACATCTGCATCCGCACTCAGGGAATCGTAGGCCTCCTTGACCGCATCAAAGGCCGTGGGTTTGTACTGCACATACTTTTGGACCTTCATATTACCCACCGGCTTGCCCATAACAATGACCTGCGAGCCGATGTCACTACCCGGTTTAAGCAGCACCGGATTCATGCGCACATCCGGGGCCAGCTTGCAGGCAGCGGCTTGAGTCACCTGCGCCCTGCCCATCTCCTGACCGTCTTCAGTTACGAACGAATTAAGCGACATATTCTGGGCCTTGAACGGTGCCACGTTATAACCGTCCTGCAAAAGGATACGACAAAAAGCTGCCGCAAGTATGGACTTCCCGGCATTAGAGCAGGTGCCTTGAATCATCAGGGCCGGAGTCTTTTCCGGCTTGGGTGCGGAAACCTCCATACCGGTAAAAGAACGAAGTCCGTCAAGGAGTACCCGATTCTCTTCTTCCGTACGCACTGCAATGCGAAAATAAGTGGAATCCAGCCCGTCGAAATTATCGCAATGACGCACCGCCACCCTGTTTTTGATAAGATGCTCAATCAGCCCGGAAGCATCCATACCCACCCGCTGCACCTGACAAAGCATGAAGTTGGCCTGCGAAGACAAGGCCCGGATACCGGGAACTTCCAAAATTCCCCGTGCCAATTCTTCGCGCAACCGGGTAGTGGTTTCAATGGTATTGCGCTCGTACTCCTCATCACGCAGACAGCGCAGCCCCACCTTCTGGGCCAGAATATTCACCGACCAGCAAGGCAGCACATTCTTGATCTCCATGATGATATCCGGTGCGGCAAAGGCCAGCCCCAACCGCAAACCGGGGATGGCGTAAAATTTGGTCATGGAAACAATGGTGATCACGTTGGAAGGACGTTGTCCGGCCAATCTCTCAAGACCCGGAACAAAATCAGCAAAGGATTCATCAATAACAAAACGGGAATCAGGATGCTTGCGGGCCAGAGCCTTCAGCTCCGCCGGATCAAAAGCAGTCCCGGTGGGATTGTTAGGCTGAGCCAGAAAGACCAGTGCCGGAGATACGGAGAGAAAAGATGAGAGGGTATCAAAGTCCGGGGCAAATCCGCGCTGCGGATCAAGGGGGATATGCTCAGTCTTCAATCCGGCCATTTTGCAGGATCTTTCGTAATCCACATAACAGGGAACCGGAATCACCGCCCGCTTGAAGCCACCCACACGGGCAATGGCTGCAATAAGTTCAGAAGCCCCGTTCCCGGCCACACATTCCGTAGGCCAGACCGAAAATTTCTCACAAGCCGCGAGGGTTAACTCCGAACATTCCGGGTCAGGATAACGGTCAACTTCAGCCAGAGCCCTTCCCACTTCCTGCTGCAACCATGAAGGAGGCCCCAACGGGTTGATATTAGCTGAAAAATCCACGATATCCGAAGAAGGACATCCGGCCCGTTCCGCCAGCTTACGCAAATTCCCGCCGTGGGTATATTTTCTTTTTTCAGTTTCTATATCAGCAAGTTGTTCTTTTAAGGGCTGCTCATTAAAAGACTTCATACGCTCTCTCCATGGGATGAAGGAAATTTATATTCAATGTATAACCGGAAATGCGGTGAGGTTCAAATGAGAGATTAAATTTCATACTGGCGAAACGAACTGAAGCCGTATACCATCAGGAAACTTCTAATAATATCAACCTAAATCGGGGAGCCACCATGAAGTATCAAGCCATCAATTTCAAGGACAAACTTTCTAAATTCCAAGAATATTGGTCCCCGCGCGTAATCGCGGAAATGAACGATTATCAATTCAAGCTGGTCAAGCTGAAAGGTGAATTCGTCTGGCACGACCACAAAGATACGGACGAAACCTTCATGGTCATTGAAGGGGAACTGGATATCCTCTTCCGGGACGGAAAAGTAACCCTAAACGCAGGTGAAATGTACGTGATCCCCAAAAATGTTGAGCACAAGCCCGTTGCAGCAGAAGAGTGCAAAGTCATGCTCATAGAACCGCGCGGGGTTGTTAACACCGGGGATGCGAAAGACGGGGAATTTACTGCTGAGAATGATGTTTGGGTTTAAGGGGCATAAAACCCGGCTAAAGTTTAAACACCCCGGCCACATGGTTCAATAGCTGATTGCTGTCCGTTTTAAGCAATGATGGCGGAGCACAATCTCTTTGCATAACCTGCATCAATAATTGCGGAATCTCGGCCATACCCTGATACTCATAAACCCCGTCCCGTCCGCCATAGCTTCTGGCGGCATGCTGGCTGGAAACGACAGGGATTCCGGCACGCAATAATTCGGGGATTTTGGTTAATGCCCCAGCGCCGACATCCTGATGCAATACACAGACACTGCATTCAGTCAAAAGGGCTTCAAGCCTGACGTCATCGACTCCCCCAACAACATTAACTGCTTTGGGTACATTCTCCCGATCAAAAAAACGATCCACACCGTAACCAGCCAGCACAAGAGGTAGATTTCCTCCTGTAATTGTTGACCAGTTATTAACCAATTTTTTCATCCCAAATAATGTAGGAGGATTGTAAGCAGTCCCCATACATAGACAAAATTTTTTCTTTGACTTGCGACGGGCGATACGGATTTTTGCCAATTGAGCTTCGTTTTCTTCAGATGGAAAGTAAGGATAATTGTAACATTCCGCGCCCATATTCCTGAGCAACCATGCATCTTCGCGGGCAATGGTCACACATAAAGCTGAGC
The nucleotide sequence above comes from Marinifilum sp. JC120. Encoded proteins:
- a CDS encoding aminopeptidase P family protein → MTISTATYEQRRENVRRRLKDRGHPPLLVSFAANRYYLSGFELHDPQCNETAGWLVIDPDGRDFLLTDPRYHDAARKVWKEEDIFIYSGRKFDALRDFFKSNNLKKISYDPKSINIFEHEKLTELCELKPVSGLVEDLRLIKDEDEIKLMEESCALNHKVYELLEPKLVPGRTEAEISWDVEQLFRNNGASELAFPSIVGIGPNAALPHAIPGNDKLEDGSLVLIDMGGRLNDYCSDQTRTFWVGDTPSDRFLTVRDQVQEAQMEAIKVLRPGLPIQHAYHTAKAVFEKYGVEKYFTHSLGHGIGLETHEPPSVSPIASGELKPGMIITIEPGLYYSDWGGIRWEYMVLITEDGYKIL
- a CDS encoding DUF4911 domain-containing protein; amino-acid sequence: MARRKRKPRPRPLPPPPENSSRMYIQIAPSDIAIFRFLMEAVDNLALFTIADRFKGILMLRYSPHQEREFRQFMNGLKQEIDIKFLPNPSGSA
- a CDS encoding TetR/AcrR family transcriptional regulator, which encodes MTRAPIQKRSKEKKRRIIVAGMKLFSEKGFHGTGVTEIANAAKVSVGSFYSYFKDKNDLLDQVSEAYAASITKGVYGNFAQNAPYNKKTREITAYIIDTAKQAHTLSTELHREMLALKNREAHMAQLDRSIVKSLQDGITEILLRCEENTRIKDINLGARLVSGAIEETMHRCYLEGEEPDLNQTFTELTDMCHVYLFKKE
- a CDS encoding isoprenylcysteine carboxylmethyltransferase family protein, whose protein sequence is MEERKMSVFGVGLKIFRPTIIYGLAALIITLIFPRFFLMTFLPSAAFNILGGMLLGIGIAFLFISGVTVKKAVAEQRLETTGTFAIVRNPLYFAWIAFIFTGSAIATQAWLLFGMCFVAYYKFLHHIPEEEAVLEEIFGKEYMDYKKKVPSIVPNLKELL
- a CDS encoding class I SAM-dependent methyltransferase, whose product is MKPVMNACIVQQELWNQVFSESECYFGEQPSALAQKSLELFRENDVCSVLETGCGQGRDTFLFAGDGLKVTALDYSSRAVDEITAKASSSSLTSYVDPRCFDIRKPLPFESESFDACYSHMLMCMELTMAEISCALSELHRVLKPGGLAVYSVRSIFDRHYRAGEHLGENLYEVGKFAVHFFSEDKLKGLASGFKIKSIERVEEGALPRDLFCIVMEKCSTRYAPTFESCSYGKRRADKVPFSRNRAHYHCPGGT
- a CDS encoding ATP-binding protein, which codes for MIAQVSCAALMGIDAFKVDLEVDLTRQGMPAFTMVGLAEGAVKESKERVFSALKNSGYRIPPSRITVNLAPADIRKAGSAYDLPLATSLLGAAGVIEQSALEGWFLAGELSLSGGVKPVHGVLPLAIEARRKGAKGLIVSPENVNEAAVVEGLSVYGVPTLSQLVNFLIGEENLEPATVDTDLLWSGRESFGLDFSEVKGQEHAKRAIEIGAAGNHNLLFVGPPGSGKTMLARRIPTVLPPLVFEEALEVTKIYSVSGQLERDKSLMVTRPFRAPHHTISDAGLIGGGAYPRPGEVSLAHRGVLFLDELAEFKKNVLEVLRQPLEGGEVTISRAAMSLSYPADFMLVAAMNPCPCGYLTDERHACTCSAQAVNRYRSKLSGPLLDRIDLQIEVPAVEYKDLRDSSGLDSASMRANIERVREIQTERYKGMSILTNSELSGSSLEKFCKISEAEHSFLEQAVRSLGLSARAYTRILRISRTIADLAGAEMIQVQHLAEAINYRSMDRQS
- a CDS encoding cobyric acid synthase; translated protein: MKSFNEQPLKEQLADIETEKRKYTHGGNLRKLAERAGCPSSDIVDFSANINPLGPPSWLQQEVGRALAEVDRYPDPECSELTLAACEKFSVWPTECVAGNGASELIAAIARVGGFKRAVIPVPCYVDYERSCKMAGLKTEHIPLDPQRGFAPDFDTLSSFLSVSPALVFLAQPNNPTGTAFDPAELKALARKHPDSRFVIDESFADFVPGLERLAGQRPSNVITIVSMTKFYAIPGLRLGLAFAAPDIIMEIKNVLPCWSVNILAQKVGLRCLRDEEYERNTIETTTRLREELARGILEVPGIRALSSQANFMLCQVQRVGMDASGLIEHLIKNRVAVRHCDNFDGLDSTYFRIAVRTEEENRVLLDGLRSFTGMEVSAPKPEKTPALMIQGTCSNAGKSILAAAFCRILLQDGYNVAPFKAQNMSLNSFVTEDGQEMGRAQVTQAAACKLAPDVRMNPVLLKPGSDIGSQVIVMGKPVGNMKVQKYVQYKPTAFDAVKEAYDSLSADADVMVIEGAGSPAEINLKQHDIVNMAMAKYAEAKVLITGDIDRGGVFASLAGTMDLLEPKERELVCGFLLNKFRGDASLLTPALDFTLNHTGKPVLGTIPFIGNLGLPDEDSVSFKEDLRKSGSEGKRKDCVDVVCIDLPRISNFTDIDSLKGEPDVNLRVVDRPEDLGKPDAIILPGSKSTLSDLAHLRESGLADAVKGLRDKTVIVGICGGFQMLGQFISDPDEIESGGSAEGLGLLPLQTTLAPEKTLTRTRGIHSQSKQEVVGYEIHHGKTEPLLPTVRAAIVPQGITGGVPVSKALGFGAKSGLIWGTYLHGIFDADEFRRWFVDSLRERKGLPKLGRVQSVFNMEESLDRLASVVRENVDMNTVYTALGLKK
- a CDS encoding cupin domain-containing protein; the encoded protein is MKYQAINFKDKLSKFQEYWSPRVIAEMNDYQFKLVKLKGEFVWHDHKDTDETFMVIEGELDILFRDGKVTLNAGEMYVIPKNVEHKPVAAEECKVMLIEPRGVVNTGDAKDGEFTAENDVWV
- a CDS encoding glycosyltransferase gives rise to the protein MASLFADIGVELADLSSYTHSPATEFTSALFSADQDFDSLYGFNGHIASQLGLDKVLSKVVGGANLKGAVVDDPVFFPLTVQVLAERKIPVVSVIHNIESFLPRSLQVKAQWDLFQEEVDVVASSALCVTIAREDAWLLRNMGAECYNYPYFPSEENEAQLAKIRIARRKSKKKFCLCMGTAYNPPTLFGMKKLVNNWSTITGGNLPLVLAGYGVDRFFDRENVPKAVNVVGGVDDVRLEALLTECSVCVLHQDVGAGALTKIPELLRAGIPVVSSQHAARSYGGRDGVYEYQGMAEIPQLLMQVMQRDCAPPSLLKTDSNQLLNHVAGVFKL